The Gordonia sp. KTR9 genome contains a region encoding:
- a CDS encoding redoxin NrdH, whose translation MSITVYTKPACVQCNATYKALDKQGLSYEIVDISEDAEARDYVMALGYLQAPVVVAGDAHWSGFRPDRIKALATAAA comes from the coding sequence ATGTCAATCACCGTCTACACGAAGCCGGCCTGCGTCCAGTGCAATGCCACCTACAAGGCCCTCGACAAGCAGGGTCTGTCCTACGAGATCGTCGACATCAGTGAGGATGCCGAAGCGCGTGACTACGTCATGGCACTCGGTTACCTGCAGGCGCCCGTCGTGGTCGCCGGCGACGCGCACTGGTCGGGCTTCCGCCCCGACCGCATCAAGGCGCTCGCCACTGCCGCTGCCTGA